One genomic window of Alkalispirochaeta americana includes the following:
- the recC gene encoding exodeoxyribonuclease V subunit gamma, whose translation MIKKDPATPSPPSPEYPWRGISPGFHVIHGNLLEDLRDLMVQWISEAPLPPLEPETILVQSNGISQWLKFALAESGVAMGLEITLPARLQWRLYRATPGNEAVPAISPYDKELLVWRILRILPELLPDPAFTELQRFLADPADLLRRYELALRIADLLDQYQVYRADWLSAWQEGRLEGPEVFPEEHHWQARLWQRLCEDMPLELHGTDRATIHQRCLDYLRTCREAPQGLPPRIIAFGMSTLTAPVIEALQAASRFSQVLLFVHNPCRYHWTEIGEPRGILTRQRRRSRPGRDSLQEEDLHFHGHPLLISWGMQGRDYIGLLDSLDETGQSEVFRSPGESCLLHQLQEDIFELRSLEETRERWQDPLSIPDKSLTFHNAHSALREIEILHDNLLEAFEEDPDLEPRDVMVMVPDITSYAPLVSAVFGQHSRDDLRRIPYTISDQTLRDTDPVVSALETLLDISSSRATLEEILGLLETPSLREAFGLNEEDLSILEQWACEAGIRWGIDGAHREQFDIPHRIEQNTWRFGLRRMLLGYATGERSLWQGIAGFEGVAGLEAESLGKLARLIERLDRFRKDISTPRPPQEWSELLRGLLEDFFRPRQPREEETLEALGRALHLWEAACRQGGFQEEIPLTVVRQGWMERLDTPGLTQRFFAGAVNFATLMPMRAVPFKMICLLGMNDKEYPRQQQPLGFDLMQLRGNTRTGDRSRREDDRYLFLEALLSARKRLYISWAGRSIQDNSLRSPSILVSRLRDHLDRGWTSPTPAESPEPSPGVSASLTREYPLQPFSNAYRDPGTELFTYAREWWHPPKEEKPLPSLLFRSGEARTPSLRDLQQLLRLPCQVYFSEGLDVTSFGHDTKELPQEEPFSAIGLDRWHLQQELIEDILLDPGKTPQEHFNRLVLAGKTPVPPFHRSLEEACLADGEDMISRYRQELPSEESDLLPGSIRARITLGRGQVILEEEIFPVFTMDGGLLKRLILTPTRLTNSKGPETERLRREKLLSYWPGHLAANAAGEAMTTTVAGLHTTVTLHPLPPEEACRYLEDLFELWHEATAQPLPATPATAFAWFSLDCSCDSTGSPLWDETLLKRIKTQQKTSLDHEYNQSTRLQRIWSSWQEIWQAPAFAETARRLYFPLYHHTSSQPPAGSPAKSPAKLPAKEKRPR comes from the coding sequence GTGATCAAAAAAGACCCGGCAACGCCGTCCCCCCCCAGCCCGGAGTATCCCTGGCGAGGGATTTCTCCCGGATTCCACGTGATTCACGGCAACCTTCTGGAAGATCTGCGGGATCTCATGGTGCAGTGGATCAGCGAAGCCCCGCTCCCGCCTCTGGAACCGGAGACAATACTGGTTCAAAGCAACGGCATCAGTCAGTGGCTGAAGTTTGCCCTGGCCGAATCGGGCGTGGCCATGGGGTTGGAGATAACCCTTCCGGCCCGCCTGCAGTGGCGGCTCTACCGCGCCACGCCGGGAAACGAGGCTGTCCCGGCGATCTCCCCCTACGATAAAGAACTACTGGTCTGGCGCATACTCCGGATTCTTCCCGAGCTCCTTCCGGACCCGGCCTTCACGGAACTCCAGCGCTTTCTGGCCGATCCCGCCGATCTTCTGCGGCGCTACGAGCTGGCCCTGCGAATAGCCGACCTCCTTGATCAATACCAGGTCTACCGGGCCGACTGGCTCTCGGCCTGGCAGGAGGGGCGCCTGGAGGGACCTGAAGTCTTCCCCGAGGAGCACCACTGGCAGGCTCGCCTGTGGCAACGTCTTTGTGAGGATATGCCCCTGGAGCTCCACGGCACGGACCGCGCCACGATTCACCAGCGATGTCTGGATTACCTCCGGACATGCCGCGAGGCGCCACAGGGCCTCCCCCCCCGGATCATCGCCTTCGGGATGAGCACTCTCACGGCACCGGTGATCGAAGCGTTGCAAGCAGCAAGTCGCTTCAGCCAGGTTTTGCTCTTTGTTCACAACCCCTGCCGGTACCACTGGACGGAGATCGGCGAACCCCGGGGAATCCTCACCCGGCAGCGGCGCCGGAGCCGACCCGGCAGGGACTCTCTCCAGGAAGAAGACCTCCATTTTCATGGTCATCCCCTCCTGATATCCTGGGGAATGCAGGGACGCGACTACATCGGCCTGCTGGACTCCCTGGACGAGACGGGACAGTCCGAAGTCTTTCGCTCGCCCGGCGAATCCTGCCTTCTCCATCAGCTTCAGGAAGACATCTTCGAACTCCGCTCTCTGGAAGAGACCCGGGAACGCTGGCAGGATCCCCTGTCGATCCCGGACAAGTCCCTCACGTTCCACAACGCCCACAGCGCACTGCGGGAAATCGAGATTCTCCACGACAACCTGCTGGAGGCTTTTGAAGAGGACCCTGACCTGGAACCCCGAGATGTGATGGTGATGGTCCCCGATATTACCAGCTACGCGCCTCTCGTATCGGCAGTCTTCGGGCAGCACTCGCGAGATGATCTGCGGCGGATCCCCTACACCATCTCAGACCAAACCCTGCGGGACACCGATCCCGTGGTGAGCGCCCTGGAAACCCTTTTGGACATTTCCTCGTCCAGGGCCACTCTGGAAGAGATCCTGGGACTCCTGGAAACCCCATCTCTCAGGGAAGCCTTCGGCCTGAACGAGGAGGACCTCTCGATCCTGGAGCAGTGGGCCTGCGAGGCGGGCATCCGCTGGGGAATCGACGGGGCCCACCGGGAACAGTTCGACATTCCCCACCGCATCGAACAGAATACCTGGCGTTTCGGGCTGCGGCGAATGCTTCTGGGCTACGCCACGGGGGAGCGTTCGCTTTGGCAGGGGATTGCGGGGTTCGAGGGAGTAGCAGGCCTTGAAGCCGAGTCCCTGGGAAAGCTGGCTCGCCTGATCGAGCGCCTGGATCGTTTCAGAAAAGACATCTCCACCCCCCGCCCTCCCCAGGAATGGAGCGAACTTCTGAGGGGACTCCTGGAAGACTTTTTCCGCCCCCGTCAGCCCCGGGAAGAAGAAACGCTGGAAGCCCTGGGAAGAGCACTGCACCTTTGGGAAGCAGCCTGCCGACAGGGAGGGTTCCAGGAAGAGATCCCTCTCACTGTAGTCCGGCAGGGATGGATGGAACGGCTGGACACGCCCGGCCTGACACAGCGATTTTTTGCAGGAGCCGTAAACTTTGCCACCCTCATGCCCATGAGGGCGGTTCCCTTCAAGATGATTTGCCTTCTGGGAATGAACGACAAGGAATACCCCCGGCAGCAGCAGCCCCTGGGGTTTGACTTGATGCAACTCCGGGGAAACACCCGAACAGGAGACCGATCACGCCGGGAAGATGACCGCTACCTCTTTCTGGAGGCTCTGCTTTCGGCCCGAAAACGCCTGTACATCAGCTGGGCAGGACGGAGCATCCAGGACAACAGTCTGCGCTCACCCTCGATTCTGGTGAGCCGCCTCCGTGACCACCTGGATCGGGGCTGGACGAGCCCGACGCCGGCAGAATCTCCTGAGCCCAGCCCGGGTGTCTCTGCATCGCTCACCAGGGAATACCCCTTGCAGCCCTTTAGCAATGCCTACAGGGACCCAGGGACAGAGCTCTTTACCTACGCCCGGGAATGGTGGCATCCCCCGAAAGAAGAAAAACCTCTGCCGTCCCTGCTGTTTCGTTCCGGAGAAGCCCGCACCCCCTCGCTGCGAGACCTTCAGCAGTTGCTCCGCCTGCCCTGCCAGGTCTATTTCAGCGAGGGCCTGGATGTGACATCCTTCGGCCATGACACGAAGGAGCTTCCCCAGGAAGAACCCTTTTCAGCAATCGGGCTGGACCGGTGGCACCTTCAACAGGAACTAATCGAGGATATCCTCCTGGACCCCGGCAAAACGCCGCAGGAACACTTCAACCGGCTGGTCCTGGCAGGAAAGACACCGGTTCCTCCCTTTCACCGTTCCCTGGAGGAGGCCTGTCTCGCCGATGGCGAAGATATGATCTCCCGATACCGCCAGGAACTTCCTTCCGAAGAGAGCGACCTCCTCCCCGGGAGCATCCGAGCCCGAATTACCCTAGGCCGGGGCCAGGTCATTCTGGAGGAAGAAATCTTTCCGGTCTTTACCATGGACGGGGGCCTTCTGAAACGCCTGATCCTGACACCCACGCGCCTGACGAACTCCAAAGGACCAGAAACAGAGCGGCTCCGGAGAGAGAAGCTTCTCTCGTACTGGCCTGGACACCTGGCAGCCAACGCCGCCGGTGAGGCCATGACCACTACCGTGGCAGGGCTCCATACCACCGTAACCCTGCACCCCCTGCCACCGGAAGAAGCCTGCCGCTATCTTGAGGATCTCTTCGAGCTCTGGCACGAGGCAACTGCACAGCCGCTGCCGGCAACCCCGGCGACAGCCTTCGCCTGGTTCTCTCTGGACTGCTCCTGCGACAGCACAGGCTCCCCCCTGTGGGATGAAACACTCCTGAAGAGGATAAAAACACAGCAAAAAACCTCCCTGGACCACGAATACAACCAGAGCACCCGCCTCCAGCGAATCTGGTCATCGTGGCAGGAGATATGGCAGGCCCCGGCCTTTGCGGAGACAGCCCGACGTCTCTACTTTCCCCTCTATCACCACACGTCTTCACAACCTCCGGCAGGATCCCCGGCAAAGTCACCAGCGAAATTACCCGCCAAGGAGAAAAGGCCCCGATGA